GCAGCATAtctacaaataattttttttgtgcaaGCGAGACCATTATACAACCTAGATAGTTGTGCATTAACTAACGTAACAAAACTAGACCCAATAGGAGTAGCTCATATGATCAAGTATGGTTTGCTTTCTTGAGTCTCTCCTAGGCACCTACATATTAATTGTTGTTATAGTTTTCTGGTCCCCAAATATTGTAGGTTAGGGAGGAGAGCTAGTTTAAAAAACAATGTAACAAAACTATAAAATATGCATAGAAAGCTCACTCGACTTTTATGCAAGTCCCAATCACTGTCTGCACTAGTGAATAGTCACTTGCTGTGAAGTAAGTTAATCAGTAGACATATTTTACAGTAGATGGATCCAATGAGACATAACATAGATCAAATTTACAAAATTTAATGGAAGATATTTCACTTAAacatcaaagaagaagaagaattttACTGAAAACTGTTTAGTGAATCATCATGTACCAAACTTgacgaaaaaatatataaagaagaTCTAGAAGAAACAACCAAAAGAACAAGAGCGTACCACCAAATCCTCTCCATTTTCCTTTGATTGAACAAGAGGAGAGCATAGTTCATCTGGATTCCCATATTGAAACTATAAAACAAAAGGAAGTCATGATTAGTAGTAGCAATAAAATTTGTAAACAGGAAACAACAAATGTAAACTACCTACTGCTGAAGCAGCAGCATCGGCCAGATAATACAAGAAATCGCCATCAATTTCGAgctgcaaaaaaaaaatatatcatccAATTGCATCTGAATATCTTTTGGCATATATCAAAACAATcactaaaataaaaagaatagaAGCAAACCTCAGCTGCACCAAACAAGGCCTTCACTGAATTTCCTTGTGTAGCAAGTTTATGTTCAACAAGCTGAGTTATCTCTTGCAACACAACTTTACATTCCGGACCTGCTGAGACACCAACCTGCAATTGTAATTTAACAATGAAGGGAAGCCTTTGCCATAAATGAATTTCAAACCTTTTTATTCAAAGAAAGGTATAACATAAACAAAAGGATGTAATATTGACCTGCTTGTCATACTCAGTGAAGTTATAAACAGCAAGAACAACCGCAGAACTTGCAAGACTTCCACAAGTTAAGTGAGGAAATTTGAGACGAAACCATGCACTAAGAGCTCCAGAATATGAAATCCCAAATACAAACCATGGATTTTCAACATTTGTTCTATTCAGCTTCTGGTTCAAAGAATCCTATTAACATTTTGAGACAAAGTTGAGTGATTTTTCAATGAAGTGAGAAGTGGGTTCCACTAATTTCAGGAAATAGAAAGCTTAAAAGGTGATTATATTAGTTCTTCTTGCCTGATAATTTTGACGGAAAATAGCCAAATCGAAAAGGGCCTGCTTGGAAGATAGATATCTCAAATTTTCAGTGGAAAGTGATTCAAAAGGAGAGCTTTTTCCATAGTAACGATGCTCCAGTGATACCACTGCTGCTCCAAACTTCTTTGACAGAACCTACAACATGTCACAACCCATTTACATTAACTTATTTTTCCACCATTAACGATGAGCTTCCACTTTACCAAACAAAGCTATTCAACAAAACGAAAAATAAAACTTACGCTAATATAATCTTTAGGTATCCCATTGCAAGGTCCTTCTCCACAAAGTGTTAAGAAAATGGGTCCATCTGGTATTCGAAAATTGTCAAGAAATTCATAATACCGTTGCTTAAATTGACGATGATCCTGCAAAATATACACAGAATGAAACATATACATTCACAAAgagttttataattatatatatgtatattgaatgtgAGAAAGAGAGAGGGGTTTGGTGTACGTAAGGAGAGAAGTGGTCAAGAGTCTGATTGAACCAGAGCTCCTCAGTGGTCAAGTAACGACTTTCAGATAACTTGTTGAACATCATCCGAGGCATTCCATAGCCATGGAAGCATGAAAGAGAGAAGATAGTGAAAAACGATACTGAAATCAACGTCGTTTTCCAGTGTTGCTCCATCGTCGTCGTCGTTCACTTTCTCTGAGGTTTCAATTCAAGTTTCAACTATCGCCGCCTGGAGTCGGTTGCCTTTTCTTCCATTttaatttttctcattcttctaaATATTATCATAATTGTATTTACACGTGTCGtttgttttttaatatattttattttgctAAAAATACTTGTCTATTACCTATCATCTAGGGGTGCATGCACACCAGTTGTATTTTTTGGTTTTGGGTTGATTGAGTTTGAATTTTATGGTTATCGGGTTGAGAAAAATAGTACCGAAAACGATTCGAAATTTTTCGAATTGCGAGTTTCGAGTTTGTTTGGGTTGGGCTAGGCCTATTGGGTTTTGGGCCTATTGGATTCGGGTTGGGCTGGAGCCTTAATTCTGATTAAGCCCAAAATGAAAactaaagctttttttttttatatataaatatacatacaatGAATGAGTAACTAAAGCTTTATatatatctattatatataaaaagtgtgtagataacggaaattcttagttttaacggttttttacttttttaatgttaattttaatagaatattcttatatctaacagaatattcttatatttaacggtagtttataaatatttcttaaacttaaataaaataaaataaataattaaaaaaaattaagatatgatatttttgagatattttacaatgataattatttaaaaataataaataattaaaccaattaaaatatgatatttttgagatattttataataataattatttaaaaataatatattattaaaaaaattaaaataaaatattttttacaacggtattatttaaaaataataaaatcatacattttataacttaaataaaatttaattaaatttaaactcacttattagaataatatcatataaaatatataatataatctaatgtgaattagtaacaaattgattttttttttttaaaaactagctagaaacataaatttaaaatacatgtacaatatttaatattgcataaacatataatatataatctcttgttgtcattcctaaatttaaaaactagaacaaacataaacttaaacaaaaataaataaattatttaattaaaataaaatatttatttcaaaatttatataacattaatataaatttaataaaaataattaataaattctataaataaaactaagcaaacgtgcacattgcacgttgcttatatctagtatatatatatatatatgtttaccgagatttttggaaaccacactaatgaatattagttaagactaatgatatggaagACAGAAGATTAACACATGATTTTTACATGGTTgaggcgttaataagccttaatCCACGAGTTgggttgtattagagcttggaaagtcttttacaatggagtttctctctatttttcgacagagtaactgtatacacgtTGAAAAGATCTCTTTTCTAGTGCTCTattgcctgtatttataggctcataggaacactggatcaggtccgggtatgacccgggcccatcaaagatgtggatactcttggcttctctggcggaagcccaatataaaagataaaacatacataggtccaagactaattaaggcccaatggggcggcccaagaactatatttcgcccgacaaatcggtgcttttggtctgggcacttcgagttacgaggtagATTCAAGGGACaaaaccagtcagagtacttggcagtgcaggtctgaaacagcggcgtgcaatcccgaggtggccttttccgcaggtgaaaagtggggacaacccccacgcgtcgtggggcggcttcagggtcatggatgcttttccttgccaaaccgggaggacctgatccgagttcgtttacctttgtccctcttcgtttaccacaggcccggaccgtttaccaagcTCCGAGATCGTTTACGTATACTTCAACTGTAATCCGAACTGTCAGTACGTCTCCCGGACGACTATCCTGGatcaccatcccggacaccaTCCGGGTCCATAATCGCAGTTGGGCCGTAGCCTTTGGTTATTCCTGTACCAAGCAGGCTTGGGCTGGGCCCACATCAGAACGCCCAGCCCATGGGCCTGAACCATCGTCTCAggcccacgacaggaaatggggataacaatatatatatataggggaattttcCTATATGGGttttactttaagccctaccggtagggctctcagtgttctcgacctttgaacagttttcggtgcgatttttttttatgactgtgtatattgtagctatttagagcatcgacACGATTTTataaaaattctgaatagtttacagtatcgaaaactaggttcaaacatgttgcacgcgtgaataatttgcaggatgttctggacgtggaaaacaatatgtttgaacctagtttttggtattgaaactattcgaaattttctaaaaaatttgcaggatgttctaaatagctacaatatacacggtcataaaaaaatcgcgctgaaaactattcatgagtcgagaaacactgagagccccatcggtagtagggcttaaaatgaagctcctatagaaaaattgtcatatatatacgtATGAATGAGTTTAATGTAAATATACATACAGATTTTAAGTGATAATAAATCATTAATTATACGTTtagtgtaaatatatatatatatacatacaatgAATGGGTTCACACTCATAGTCACTGGGATGGGAGTAGAGTTGGCTGGCTGGTGGTGGCGCTGTGGCGGCGAAGGGAGGAGGTCCCTGTTGGTGGCTGGCATGCTCCCCGAGTACGGCTACGAGAGGGAGGATCCGAGGTGTTGTGGGTCTTTCTTGATCATGCGTGAGAGAGAAGGGCTGGTGAGTGAGAGAGGCGAGAAGAGAAGAGCTGGTGCCTGGTGGTGGTGGACGGAGTTGCTGTGCGGCTGCTGAGGGAGGGAGGCATCTTTTGTGTCTTTCTTGACCGTGAGTGAGAGTGAAAGAGAAGAAAGAAGCACGAATTTTTTTTAGGGTtatcttcttattttttttagtttttttttaattaatttcgtTCAGGTTCGGGTTAATTTCGTTCGGGTTTGGACACCCGAAATAACCAAATTAtaaacccgaacccgacccgacATATGTCGGGCTCGGATCGGATTAAGCCCGAAATGGACAGATTTTCCAAAAATTCGGGTTCTTGGGGTTCGGGCTGGGCAGGTTTTGCGGGTCAAATATTCACCCCTACTATCATCTCCTCATTTATTAGCACCGAAtttttttttagcatattttgcTGTGCAAGTATTCAATTTATTATGTTTGTAGCACTCAAGTACTAAAGTTATTTTTTTAGCAGCGAAAATACTTTTCGTCTATGTTTTTGTGCAGTTTAGTACTAAGGTCAATTCTCACTGTTATTCGATTGTGACACGTAGGCAAAAgtacacaattatatatatttgcagcGAAAATACTCAATTTAAGAGATATTTATGACGAAAGTGTCCAATTTAAGAGATATTTACAACAGAAGTAcccaaattaaaaataaatttcatgCTGTGATGGCAGACTTAACGGCGAAACAAACAGATATACTAAACTGCACTAAAACATAGACAAAATGTCTTTTTGCCGTCGAAaaaataacttaaatacttaagtGTTACAAACATAACTTTCGTCGcaaatatctttttttaattaaaaaatctatgaTGACAATTTAATTTCATGCACACTAATAAAAACTATGCAAATAACGAACTAAATAAAAATGCTAATgatattcttttcattttttgaaaaaaaaagctAATAAAAATGGAAAAGTACGTTTTAAAAGAAATGAAATTTATattattgataactctacaaaatagagttattttacaactttttatgtgctaattcttgagtttttaattgatttattaagtttttaagtaattttgcatttattattcttattgtaattttctagatttttatatgtttttatagatattttattgtgttatgttatagtttaattatttaaaattaatattgttaagtaatgagtaaaaatatacaattttgagcttaaatgttatgtaaattaaattttaattaatgttttcatggaatttatatggtatattttattaataaaaatatttaattttaatttagcttataatttattttgtaggaaaattatttcatttgtggctcttgaaaagcaagagaATCAAAGGAATTgtggtaattttgaaagaaaata
The genomic region above belongs to Humulus lupulus chromosome 1, drHumLupu1.1, whole genome shotgun sequence and contains:
- the LOC133812735 gene encoding probable serine protease EDA2, with the protein product MEQHWKTTLISVSFFTIFSLSCFHGYGMPRMMFNKLSESRYLTTEELWFNQTLDHFSPYDHRQFKQRYYEFLDNFRIPDGPIFLTLCGEGPCNGIPKDYISVLSKKFGAAVVSLEHRYYGKSSPFESLSTENLRYLSSKQALFDLAIFRQNYQDSLNQKLNRTNVENPWFVFGISYSGALSAWFRLKFPHLTCGSLASSAVVLAVYNFTEYDKQVGVSAGPECKVVLQEITQLVEHKLATQGNSVKALFGAAELEIDGDFLYYLADAAASAFQYGNPDELCSPLVQSKENGEDLVVAYAKYIKEQFSDNAQLYNQEYLKNTTLTKDSSMRLWWFQVCTEVAYFQVAPKNDSIRSSKVDTRYHLDLCRNLFGEGVYPDVAGTNIFYGGTKIGGTQIIFTNGSEDPWRHASKQTSSPDLPSYIVTCHNCAHGTDMKGCSVNGTRPIEGDAKQCSSPDAVLKVRQKIIADMDLWLSQCLDNKKSAM